The following are encoded together in the Kineosporiaceae bacterium genome:
- a CDS encoding imidazolonepropionase has protein sequence MSGVASSVLITGIGELVTNDPRWAVATDPPDIARLGLLRDAAIVLDGGRVAWVGPAERSTGSPGSVGADRRIDVAGAAVVPGFVDAHAHLIFAGDRAAEFAARMTGTPYSAGGIRTTVAATRAASDEELRANAARLVAEMRRQGTTTVEIKSGYGLTTHDEARALVVAADLTAETTYLGAHVVAPEFAERGDVAGYVDLVTGAMLDACAPHARWVDVFCERGAFDADAARAVLSAGMARGLLPRVHANQLGPGPGVQLAAELGAASADHCTHLDDADVTALADAGVVATLLPGAELSTRSPYPDARRLLDAGVCVALATDCNPGSSYTSSMPLCIALGVIAMRMSPAEALWSATAGGARSLRRTDIGALTVGAAGDLAILDAPSFVHLAYRPGVPLVRQVMQRGELVSP, from the coding sequence ATGTCTGGGGTGGCGTCGTCCGTGCTGATCACCGGCATCGGTGAACTGGTGACCAATGATCCGAGGTGGGCCGTTGCCACCGATCCGCCGGACATCGCTCGGCTGGGCCTCCTGCGGGATGCGGCGATCGTGCTGGACGGCGGCCGGGTCGCCTGGGTCGGGCCCGCCGAACGCTCGACGGGTTCGCCGGGCTCCGTCGGCGCGGACCGGCGGATCGATGTCGCGGGTGCGGCCGTCGTCCCGGGGTTCGTCGATGCCCACGCGCACCTGATCTTCGCCGGCGACCGCGCCGCCGAGTTCGCCGCCCGGATGACGGGGACGCCGTACAGCGCGGGCGGTATCCGCACCACCGTGGCGGCCACGCGTGCTGCCTCCGACGAGGAGCTGCGGGCCAACGCCGCCCGCTTGGTGGCCGAGATGCGGCGCCAGGGCACGACCACGGTCGAGATCAAGTCGGGGTACGGGCTGACCACCCACGACGAGGCCCGCGCGCTGGTCGTGGCCGCCGATCTCACCGCCGAGACCACCTACCTGGGCGCTCACGTGGTGGCACCGGAGTTCGCCGAGCGGGGCGATGTCGCGGGCTACGTCGACCTGGTCACCGGGGCGATGCTCGACGCCTGCGCCCCGCACGCGCGCTGGGTCGACGTGTTCTGCGAGCGCGGTGCCTTCGACGCGGACGCCGCGCGCGCCGTCCTGAGCGCCGGCATGGCGCGCGGGCTGTTGCCCCGGGTGCACGCCAACCAGCTCGGCCCGGGGCCGGGAGTGCAACTGGCGGCCGAGCTGGGGGCGGCCTCGGCCGATCACTGCACCCACCTGGACGACGCCGACGTCACCGCGCTCGCCGACGCCGGCGTGGTGGCCACGCTGTTGCCGGGGGCGGAACTGTCGACCCGCTCGCCCTACCCGGACGCGCGGCGCCTGCTGGACGCCGGGGTGTGCGTGGCGCTGGCCACCGACTGCAACCCGGGTTCGTCGTACACCTCGTCGATGCCGTTGTGCATCGCGCTGGGCGTGATCGCGATGCGGATGAGCCCGGCGGAGGCGCTCTGGTCGGCCACCGCGGGTGGCGCGAGATCGCTGCGGCGCACCGACATCGGGGCGCTGACGGTGGGTGCCGCGGGCGACCTGGCGATCCTGGACGCACCGTCCTTCGTGCACCTGGCCTATCGGCCGGGTGTTCCGCTGGTGCGCCAGGTCATGCAGCGCGGTGAGCTGGTCAGCCCTTGA
- a CDS encoding DUF4235 domain-containing protein, with protein sequence MGSLVWKVLGTGAAVLAASLAEKGITTAWRAATGEEPPVNPEDPDTHWGEAISWAVLSGAAIGVARLVATRRAAAYYRESSGSLPKGLAVKG encoded by the coding sequence GTGGGATCGTTGGTCTGGAAGGTGCTCGGCACCGGTGCAGCCGTACTGGCTGCCTCGCTCGCCGAGAAGGGCATCACCACCGCGTGGCGAGCCGCCACCGGCGAGGAGCCCCCGGTCAACCCCGAGGACCCCGACACGCACTGGGGCGAGGCGATCAGTTGGGCGGTGCTGTCGGGCGCCGCCATCGGCGTGGCCCGGTTGGTGGCGACCCGCCGCGCCGCCGCCTACTACCGCGAGTCCTCCGGGTCACTGCCGAAGGGCCTGGCCGTCAAGGGCTGA
- the thiM gene encoding hydroxyethylthiazole kinase encodes MTPPSALSSVSAEACAEALAAVRAQVPLVQCLTNIVVAGWTANVVLAVGAAPAMVDNPAEAAGFAGIARGVLINLGTPYPETAEAMHEAVVAAATAGTPWVLDPVAAGALAWRTEIAHELLAAATPTVIRGNASEIGAFTGGAGGRGVDAVDTAESMASAAVDLAKHRGTVVAMSGPVDHLTDGERLVRVANGHPWMTQVTGVGCALGALMAAFAGSVEDPLVAAVAATATLTVAAEDAARASRGPGSFAVALLDELASLTPQTLAARVALS; translated from the coding sequence ATGACTCCTCCATCTGCCCTGTCGAGCGTGTCCGCCGAGGCGTGTGCCGAGGCCCTGGCTGCCGTGCGTGCGCAGGTGCCGCTGGTGCAGTGCCTGACCAACATCGTGGTGGCCGGCTGGACCGCGAACGTGGTGCTGGCCGTGGGAGCGGCGCCGGCGATGGTCGACAACCCTGCTGAGGCAGCGGGATTCGCCGGCATCGCCCGTGGGGTGCTGATCAACCTGGGCACGCCCTACCCGGAAACCGCCGAGGCGATGCACGAGGCCGTTGTCGCTGCGGCGACCGCCGGCACGCCCTGGGTGCTGGACCCCGTGGCCGCGGGGGCGCTGGCCTGGCGCACCGAGATCGCCCACGAGCTGCTCGCCGCTGCGACGCCCACGGTGATCCGCGGTAACGCCTCGGAGATCGGGGCGTTCACCGGCGGCGCGGGCGGTCGCGGCGTCGATGCGGTCGACACGGCGGAGTCGATGGCTTCGGCGGCAGTCGATCTGGCCAAGCACCGTGGCACGGTGGTGGCGATGAGTGGACCGGTCGATCACCTCACCGACGGCGAGCGGTTGGTGCGCGTGGCCAACGGCCACCCGTGGATGACGCAGGTGACCGGCGTCGGATGTGCCCTCGGAGCCCTGATGGCGGCCTTCGCCGGCTCGGTCGAGGACCCTCTGGTCGCCGCAGTGGCCGCCACGGCGACGCTGACCGTCGCCGCCGAGGACGCCGCCCGAGCCAGCCGCGGCCCGGGTTCGTTTGCCGTGGCCCTGCTGGACGAGCTGGCCTCGCTGACCCCACAGACGCTGGCCGCCCGCGTCGCCCTGAGCTGA
- the thiE gene encoding thiamine phosphate synthase: MRSALDLSVYLVTDTALCGDVGVVATVRAAVANGVSLVQLRDPEADDDTFVALGRELVDELRGTGVPLIVNDRVHLTEAIGAAGAHVGQGDLDAVPARRLLGPAAVLGLSVQTLDHVEAARELGSVIDYLGVGPVWAQDTKPDAAAPGGLDLLRDIVIASPWPCVAIGGIGGERVAAVRRTGAAGVAVVSAICGRPDIASATAQVRRTWDQPADDETGARSR; encoded by the coding sequence ATGCGTTCGGCTCTCGATCTGTCGGTGTACCTGGTGACCGACACCGCGCTGTGTGGCGACGTCGGGGTGGTGGCCACGGTGCGTGCTGCCGTGGCGAACGGGGTCAGCCTGGTGCAACTGCGCGACCCCGAGGCGGACGACGACACCTTCGTGGCGCTGGGCCGGGAACTGGTCGACGAGCTGCGGGGTACCGGCGTCCCGCTGATCGTCAACGATCGGGTGCACCTGACCGAGGCGATCGGCGCTGCGGGAGCCCATGTGGGCCAAGGCGATCTGGACGCCGTGCCGGCTCGCCGGCTGCTCGGGCCGGCGGCGGTGCTGGGGCTGTCGGTGCAGACCCTCGACCACGTCGAGGCCGCGCGAGAGCTCGGGTCGGTGATCGACTACCTCGGCGTCGGGCCGGTGTGGGCGCAGGACACCAAGCCGGACGCCGCGGCTCCCGGTGGCCTCGACCTGTTGCGAGACATCGTGATCGCCAGTCCCTGGCCGTGCGTGGCGATCGGCGGTATCGGCGGTGAGCGGGTGGCCGCGGTGCGGCGGACCGGGGCCGCTGGGGTTGCCGTGGTGAGCGCGATCTGCGGCCGGCCCGACATCGCCTCGGCGACAGCGCAGGTGCGACGTACCTGGGACCAGCCAGCCGATGACGAGACGGGAGCACGCTCGCGATGA
- the thiD gene encoding bifunctional hydroxymethylpyrimidine kinase/phosphomethylpyrimidine kinase — MSRPPVALTIAGSDPSGGAGIQADLKTFSALGAYGTAVITALTAQNTRGVTGVHVVPADFVAEQLQTLTADVRIDAVKIGMLATAEIADAVGDFLRAFAGDVVVLDPVMVATSGDRLLAPDAAAAVARLVPLASIITPNLHEAADLLGVPVATDLAAVRSQAEALLASGAKRVLLKGGHLANAGDGTARAVDVLAESVGAGVELTELTAPRIATRNTHGTGCTLSSAIAALRPQRGSWPDAVREAKQWLTAALAAADTLAVGGNGRDGDAGPGEGHGPVHHFHALWPTLG; from the coding sequence ATGAGCAGACCGCCGGTGGCCCTGACGATCGCGGGCAGCGACCCGTCGGGCGGGGCAGGCATCCAGGCCGATCTCAAGACGTTCTCGGCGCTCGGCGCCTATGGCACGGCGGTGATCACCGCCCTGACCGCCCAGAACACCCGCGGCGTGACCGGGGTTCACGTGGTGCCGGCGGACTTCGTCGCCGAGCAACTGCAGACCCTCACCGCCGACGTCCGGATCGATGCCGTGAAGATCGGCATGTTGGCGACCGCCGAGATCGCCGATGCGGTGGGGGACTTCCTGCGCGCATTCGCCGGTGACGTCGTGGTGCTGGACCCGGTGATGGTGGCCACCAGCGGTGACCGGCTGCTGGCCCCGGACGCCGCGGCGGCGGTGGCGCGGCTGGTGCCGTTGGCCTCGATCATCACGCCCAACCTGCACGAGGCCGCCGACCTGTTGGGTGTCCCGGTGGCCACGGACCTCGCCGCAGTGCGCAGCCAGGCCGAGGCGTTGCTCGCCTCGGGGGCGAAGCGGGTGCTGCTCAAGGGCGGACACCTGGCCAATGCCGGCGATGGCACCGCTCGAGCGGTCGACGTCCTCGCCGAGTCGGTCGGTGCAGGCGTCGAACTGACCGAACTGACCGCGCCCCGCATCGCGACCCGCAACACCCATGGCACCGGATGCACGCTGTCGTCGGCGATCGCTGCCCTACGGCCGCAACGAGGCTCGTGGCCCGACGCGGTGCGTGAGGCCAAGCAGTGGCTCACCGCGGCCCTGGCCGCGGCCGACACCCTCGCGGTGGGGGGCAACGGCCGTGACGGTGATGCCGGCCCCGGCGAGGGCCACGGCCCGGTGCACCACTTTCACGCGCTCTGGCCGACCCTCGGCTGA
- a CDS encoding methyltransferase domain-containing protein, translating into MADVAEFSWDPVQYNRFSDERGRPFADLLARVALDRPAGLVVDLGCGSGELTAGLLTRWPSASVIGVDSSAEMIASAERLRRSMPPADAARLRFIEADLSSWTPPGPVDVITSNAALQWVPGHLDLLPTLMGRLAPGGRLAVQVPGNHDAPAHALLRELRRTPRWSPLVGPDAAPGLDRRLAVAEPADYLATLARAGFAADVWETTYLHLLTGEDAVLQWMRGTGARPTLAALPDDATRAAFEADYAALLRDAYPPQPFGTVMPFRRLFLVGSTR; encoded by the coding sequence ATGGCCGACGTCGCCGAGTTCTCCTGGGATCCGGTGCAGTACAACCGGTTCAGCGACGAGCGAGGGCGTCCGTTCGCCGACCTGCTGGCGCGCGTCGCCCTCGATCGGCCGGCCGGTCTGGTCGTCGATCTGGGGTGCGGGTCGGGCGAGCTGACGGCCGGTTTGCTGACTCGCTGGCCGTCGGCGTCCGTCATCGGCGTCGACTCCAGCGCCGAGATGATCGCCTCGGCCGAGCGACTGCGCCGCAGTATGCCCCCGGCGGACGCCGCCCGGCTGCGCTTCATCGAGGCCGACCTGAGCAGCTGGACGCCGCCCGGCCCGGTCGATGTGATCACCAGTAACGCTGCGCTGCAGTGGGTTCCCGGTCACCTCGACCTGTTGCCCACGCTGATGGGCCGGCTCGCTCCGGGGGGCCGGCTCGCCGTCCAGGTGCCCGGCAATCACGATGCCCCGGCCCACGCCCTGCTGCGTGAGCTGCGCCGGACGCCGCGCTGGAGCCCGCTGGTCGGGCCGGACGCCGCGCCCGGTCTGGACCGACGCCTGGCCGTCGCCGAGCCGGCCGACTACCTCGCGACGCTTGCCCGGGCCGGGTTCGCGGCCGATGTCTGGGAGACCACGTATCTGCACCTGCTCACCGGCGAGGACGCCGTCCTGCAGTGGATGCGCGGCACCGGCGCCCGGCCCACGCTCGCCGCCCTGCCGGACGACGCCACTCGGGCCGCGTTCGAGGCCGACTATGCCGCACTGTTGCGCGACGCCTACCCGCCGCAGCCGTTCGGCACGGTGATGCCGTTCCGCCGACTCTTCCTGGTGGGCAGTACCCGGTAG
- a CDS encoding DUF1697 domain-containing protein, translating to MAERASAAHTVIVLLRAVNLGSHNKVPMPAFRDLLADLGGRNVVSYVASGQAVADIDGDHATFGATVHDGIRDRFGLDIDVFTRTPADLRDLATANPFPELVATPKQLHVAFLDTTPDAARIAEIGTRHGDDELAVGDRALYLAYARSSHDSPLVKALRRLGGRQTSRNWATVAKLVELSTGRG from the coding sequence TTGGCTGAGCGCGCCTCGGCGGCCCACACGGTGATCGTGTTGCTGCGCGCGGTGAACCTGGGCTCGCACAACAAGGTGCCGATGCCGGCATTCCGCGACCTGTTGGCCGACCTCGGCGGGCGCAACGTGGTGAGTTACGTGGCCAGCGGGCAGGCCGTCGCCGACATCGACGGGGACCACGCGACGTTCGGCGCCACGGTGCACGACGGGATCCGCGACCGGTTCGGGCTCGACATCGACGTGTTCACGCGCACGCCGGCCGACCTGAGGGATCTCGCGACGGCGAACCCCTTTCCCGAACTGGTCGCCACCCCCAAGCAGTTGCACGTGGCGTTTCTCGACACCACCCCGGACGCCGCGCGCATCGCGGAGATCGGCACCCGGCACGGCGACGACGAACTCGCGGTCGGCGATCGGGCGCTCTACCTGGCCTACGCACGTTCCAGCCACGACTCGCCACTCGTCAAGGCGCTGCGTCGTCTCGGCGGGCGGCAGACGTCGCGCAACTGGGCCACCGTCGCCAAGCTGGTCGAGCTCTCGACCGGGCGAGGCTGA
- a CDS encoding GNAT family N-acetyltransferase, which translates to MAEIRVRTLREDDWQAYRAIRLAALADAPDAFVARHAEESALDEAMWRARMVRSPRLLAEVDGAAVGVVSLGQDEDDERVAQLFGLWVTPPARGTGVATALVQAGVDAALAGGRTQLSYWVGTDNGRAVAFASGFGFRPGNRRRPMHGHEGEQEIVMVLALGDDRGQPTAR; encoded by the coding sequence ATGGCTGAGATCCGGGTTCGCACACTCCGCGAGGATGACTGGCAGGCGTACCGGGCCATTCGGCTCGCCGCCCTGGCGGATGCTCCCGACGCCTTCGTCGCCCGCCACGCCGAGGAATCAGCACTCGACGAGGCCATGTGGCGCGCCCGGATGGTTCGTTCGCCGCGACTGCTCGCCGAGGTCGACGGTGCCGCCGTCGGCGTGGTGAGTCTGGGCCAGGACGAGGACGACGAACGCGTGGCCCAGCTGTTCGGTCTCTGGGTCACGCCGCCGGCTCGCGGTACCGGGGTGGCCACGGCGTTGGTGCAGGCCGGGGTGGACGCCGCGCTGGCCGGCGGCCGAACCCAGCTGTCGTACTGGGTCGGAACCGACAACGGCCGCGCCGTCGCCTTCGCCAGTGGGTTCGGCTTTCGCCCGGGTAACCGGCGCCGGCCGATGCACGGGCACGAGGGCGAGCAGGAGATCGTCATGGTGCTGGCCCTCGGCGACGACCGCGGCCAGCCGACCGCACGCTGA
- a CDS encoding cyclase family protein, producing the protein MCTEHGLHLVQGCGAADVSATAGSGGHGLSRRSALLATAVAGVAAIGLAEPAQAATTTTAATAGPARRWTRHGVMDLTYVLGPTTPAFEPGEEAARRTVADLAKDGYYMQEWVIIEHIGTHVDAPAHFAKGGRTADRLTPAELITPAVVIDIAAKAAKNRDALVTVDDVRAFERRHGRIPHNAAVLMYSGWGAKVGNANAYRGTDSAGVLHFPGFDPDAAAWLLKNRRIRSVGVDTLSIDNGPSTGFDTHLTVNGADRYGLENLANLHRIPPTGAKIMVGLIPFQQGSGGQARVFATW; encoded by the coding sequence ATGTGCACCGAGCATGGTCTACATCTGGTGCAGGGCTGCGGGGCGGCCGACGTCTCGGCGACGGCCGGCTCCGGCGGGCACGGGCTGTCCCGGCGGTCGGCCTTGCTGGCGACGGCCGTGGCCGGAGTGGCGGCGATCGGTCTGGCCGAGCCGGCGCAGGCTGCCACCACCACCACCGCGGCGACGGCCGGCCCGGCCCGGCGTTGGACCCGGCACGGGGTGATGGATCTGACCTATGTTCTCGGCCCGACCACCCCAGCCTTCGAGCCGGGTGAGGAGGCCGCGCGCCGCACCGTGGCCGACCTGGCCAAGGACGGCTACTACATGCAGGAGTGGGTGATCATCGAGCACATCGGCACCCACGTCGATGCGCCGGCGCACTTCGCCAAGGGCGGCCGGACGGCGGACCGTCTCACCCCGGCCGAGCTGATCACCCCGGCCGTGGTCATCGACATCGCCGCCAAGGCGGCGAAGAACCGCGATGCGTTGGTGACCGTGGACGACGTCCGCGCCTTCGAGCGCCGACACGGGCGCATTCCGCACAACGCCGCGGTGCTGATGTACTCGGGCTGGGGCGCCAAGGTCGGCAACGCCAACGCCTACCGCGGCACCGATTCCGCCGGGGTGCTGCACTTCCCGGGGTTCGATCCGGACGCCGCGGCCTGGCTGCTGAAGAATCGCCGGATCCGCAGTGTCGGCGTCGACACGTTGAGCATCGACAACGGCCCCTCGACCGGTTTCGACACCCACCTGACCGTCAACGGGGCCGATCGGTACGGGCTCGAGAACCTGGCCAATCTGCACCGGATCCCGCCCACCGGCGCGAAGATCATGGTCGGCCTGATCCCGTTCCAGCAGGGATCGGGCGGCCAGGCGCGGGTCTTCGCCACCTGGTGA
- a CDS encoding SDR family oxidoreductase produces MVSDVFPAQRTAVVTGAGSVRGIGRATADRLAQQGWSVAVLDLDGEGARDAAAQLVVRHGVRAIGLAADVADESSVGAAIAEVEAQLPPIAALVNVAGVSSPVPFLELTTAEWDRVVDINLRGTYLVTRRVIPGMVERGFGRVVSVSSISAQRGGGTYSKVPYSAAKAGIIGLTRALAREMGPHGITVNCIAPGPVDTDIMGGTLTPERKAEMTVGMPVGRVGTAEEVAALMAFLCGPDAGYITAATYDINGGLQVS; encoded by the coding sequence CTGGTGAGCGACGTGTTCCCGGCCCAGCGCACGGCCGTGGTGACCGGGGCGGGTTCGGTGCGGGGTATCGGCCGGGCCACCGCCGATCGGTTGGCCCAGCAGGGTTGGTCGGTGGCGGTGCTCGATCTGGACGGCGAGGGCGCCCGGGACGCCGCGGCGCAGCTCGTCGTCCGGCACGGGGTTCGGGCGATCGGCCTCGCAGCGGATGTTGCGGACGAGTCCTCGGTCGGTGCGGCGATCGCCGAGGTCGAGGCCCAGCTGCCACCGATCGCCGCGCTGGTGAACGTGGCCGGGGTGAGTTCGCCGGTGCCGTTCCTCGAGCTGACCACGGCGGAGTGGGACCGGGTCGTCGACATCAACCTGCGCGGCACGTACCTGGTCACGCGCCGGGTCATCCCGGGCATGGTGGAGCGCGGATTCGGCCGGGTGGTCAGCGTGTCCTCGATCTCGGCCCAACGCGGCGGGGGTACCTATTCCAAGGTGCCGTACAGCGCGGCGAAGGCCGGGATCATCGGCCTCACCCGGGCGCTGGCACGCGAGATGGGTCCGCACGGGATCACGGTGAACTGCATCGCTCCCGGGCCGGTGGACACCGACATCATGGGCGGCACGCTGACGCCGGAGCGCAAGGCCGAGATGACGGTCGGCATGCCCGTGGGCCGGGTCGGCACCGCCGAGGAGGTCGCTGCGCTGATGGCGTTCCTGTGCGGCCCTGATGCGGGGTACATCACCGCCGCGACCTACGACATCAACGGTGGCCTTCAGGTCTCCTGA
- a CDS encoding 6,7-dimethyl-8-ribityllumazine synthase produces the protein MSGVGAPSIGVDGSGLRVAVVSASWHAAVMDGLRDGARRALAQAGVDDVVEVVVPGTFELPVAAARLAGEGSFDAVVALGVVVRGGTPHFEYVCDAATSGLTEVAVRTGVPVGFGVLTCDTDEQAYERSGLPGSKEDKGHEAATAAVATAVALRAYPRGDAATVVG, from the coding sequence ATGAGCGGCGTGGGAGCACCGAGCATCGGGGTGGACGGCAGCGGCCTGAGGGTCGCCGTGGTGTCGGCGTCCTGGCACGCCGCGGTGATGGACGGCCTGCGGGACGGCGCGCGCCGGGCGCTGGCGCAGGCCGGGGTGGACGACGTGGTGGAGGTCGTCGTCCCCGGCACCTTCGAGTTGCCGGTCGCGGCCGCCCGGCTCGCCGGCGAGGGGTCGTTCGACGCGGTGGTCGCGCTCGGCGTCGTGGTGCGGGGCGGGACGCCGCACTTCGAGTACGTGTGCGACGCCGCGACGTCCGGGCTGACCGAGGTGGCGGTGCGCACCGGGGTGCCGGTCGGCTTCGGCGTGCTGACCTGCGACACCGATGAACAGGCCTACGAGCGGTCCGGTCTGCCGGGCTCGAAGGAGGACAAGGGGCACGAGGCCGCGACGGCCGCCGTCGCCACTGCCGTGGCCCTTCGCGCCTATCCGCGAGGCGACGCTGCGACGGTGGTGGGGTGA
- the ribB gene encoding 3,4-dihydroxy-2-butanone-4-phosphate synthase, giving the protein MTDLSRPDVAEAAPVRLDRVQDALDALRRGLPVIVVDDDDRENEGDVVLAASLATPEWIGWTVRHTSGVLCAPLPDALADSLDLPPMVADNQDPKGTAYTVSVDARVGVGTGISAADRARTARVLADPDAGAGALTRPGHLFPLRARDGGVLERRGHTEAAVDLCHLAGLPPVAVIAEIVEDDGSMMLLPGLRALADGRGLPLISIEDLALHRRLTEAGSSVGSSAGRDGRAQPPARVARSARTVLPTRHGRLTAIGYRDRATGAEHVALIAGTPGDGALVRVHSECLTGDALASLRCDCGPQLDAALAAVCASPDGGAVVYLRGHEGRGIGLLAKLAAYALQDDGLDTVAANLEQGLPADAREYGAAAAILADLGLDDVRLLTNNPEKVEGLAAHGVGVRERVPLQVGVGPANRAYVKAKRDLMGHLIDHRVEEAS; this is encoded by the coding sequence ATGACCGACCTGTCCCGGCCCGACGTCGCCGAGGCCGCCCCCGTCCGGTTGGACCGGGTGCAGGACGCCCTGGACGCCCTGCGCCGAGGCCTGCCCGTGATCGTCGTGGACGACGACGACCGCGAGAACGAGGGCGACGTCGTCCTCGCCGCATCCCTGGCGACACCGGAGTGGATCGGGTGGACGGTTCGGCACACCTCGGGTGTCCTCTGCGCCCCGCTACCCGACGCACTCGCCGACTCTCTCGACCTGCCACCGATGGTGGCCGACAACCAAGACCCCAAGGGGACGGCGTACACGGTGTCGGTCGATGCCCGGGTCGGCGTCGGCACCGGGATCAGCGCCGCCGACCGGGCCAGGACCGCTCGAGTACTCGCCGACCCCGACGCCGGGGCCGGCGCACTCACCCGACCCGGGCACCTGTTCCCGCTCCGGGCCCGCGACGGCGGCGTGCTCGAACGGCGCGGCCACACCGAGGCCGCGGTCGACCTGTGTCACCTGGCCGGGTTGCCGCCCGTCGCGGTGATCGCCGAGATCGTCGAGGACGACGGCTCGATGATGCTGCTGCCCGGGCTGCGGGCACTGGCGGACGGCCGGGGGTTGCCGCTGATCAGCATCGAGGACCTGGCCCTCCACCGGCGCCTGACCGAGGCCGGCAGCAGTGTCGGCAGCAGTGCGGGCCGCGACGGGCGAGCGCAGCCGCCCGCCAGGGTGGCGCGCAGTGCCCGCACCGTGCTGCCGACTCGTCACGGGCGCTTGACCGCCATCGGGTACCGCGACCGGGCCACCGGGGCCGAACACGTGGCCCTGATCGCCGGCACCCCGGGGGACGGCGCGCTGGTGCGGGTGCACTCGGAGTGCCTGACCGGCGACGCACTCGCCTCACTGCGCTGCGATTGCGGCCCACAGCTGGACGCCGCGCTCGCCGCCGTGTGTGCCTCACCCGACGGCGGTGCCGTCGTCTACCTGCGCGGACACGAGGGCCGCGGCATCGGGCTGCTCGCCAAACTCGCCGCCTACGCCCTGCAGGACGACGGCCTCGACACCGTGGCCGCCAACCTCGAACAGGGCCTGCCGGCGGATGCGCGCGAGTACGGCGCCGCCGCCGCGATCCTGGCCGATCTCGGCCTGGACGACGTCCGGCTGCTGACGAACAACCCCGAGAAGGTCGAGGGTCTGGCCGCTCACGGGGTCGGCGTCCGCGAACGGGTGCCGTTGCAGGTCGGTGTCGGGCCGGCCAACCGGGCCTACGTGAAAGCCAAGCGTGACCTGATGGGTCACCTCATCGATCACCGTGTGGAGGAGGCGTCATGA
- a CDS encoding riboflavin synthase: MFTGIVEELGEVVQLDAGPASARITVHGPLVTAGAGQGDSIAVNGICLTVVDRPTARTFTADVMLETLERTSLRGLTAGTRVNLERPMPADGRFGGHVVQGHVDGIGVVVDRVPGENWELLRITVPPALGRYVVEKGSLAVDGVSLTVAGVHDELDEMNELDGRTTVTVSLIPETLRRTTLGLRAVGEPVNLEVDVLAKYVERMLSRVSA, translated from the coding sequence ATGTTCACCGGAATCGTCGAGGAACTGGGCGAGGTGGTCCAGCTGGACGCCGGCCCCGCCTCCGCACGGATCACGGTCCACGGGCCGCTGGTCACCGCCGGCGCAGGCCAGGGCGACAGCATCGCCGTCAACGGCATCTGCCTCACCGTGGTCGACCGACCCACCGCGAGGACCTTCACCGCCGACGTCATGCTCGAGACGCTGGAGCGCACCTCGTTGCGCGGCCTGACCGCCGGCACCCGGGTCAACCTCGAGCGGCCGATGCCGGCCGACGGGCGGTTCGGCGGTCACGTCGTCCAGGGTCACGTGGACGGCATCGGGGTCGTGGTCGACCGGGTGCCCGGCGAGAACTGGGAACTGCTGCGGATCACCGTCCCGCCGGCGCTGGGCCGGTACGTGGTCGAGAAGGGATCACTGGCCGTCGACGGGGTCTCGTTGACGGTGGCGGGCGTGCACGACGAGCTGGACGAGATGAACGAGCTGGACGGGCGCACGACGGTCACCGTGTCGCTGATCCCCGAGACGCTGCGGCGTACGACGCTCGGGCTGCGGGCGGTGGGCGAACCGGTCAACCTCGAGGTCGACGTCCTGGCGAAATACGTCGAACGCATGCTGAGCCGGGTGAGCGCATGA